In Pseudomonadota bacterium, one DNA window encodes the following:
- a CDS encoding hybrid sensor histidine kinase/response regulator, which produces MPDSHENLQDLGSLGRDELLKKARAMAERVRKLEELVEIISRGKYMWESTFDAITSPVQIVSEDFEIVRANLSLAAACKNDIAAVIGRKCYEAFAGREGPCEGCPLAESLAADSLRASRLGCEIARREYEASAYPLSVGDAGRQAVMYYRDVTEEMRLQREMIQQEKMAAIGMLAGGVAHEINNPLGGILAFTQLMKKDAKDDERLLADLVEVEQAAIRCKKIVSDLLDFSRVSRDHERKAVDVNVLLENVFPFIQREMRSLNVEMEFRGHSGVPKVLASPDRLQQVFINLLTNACHAMPKGGTVEVTTGVEDDGRTVAVRVRDTGSGMPEEISDRIFDPFFTTKEPGKGTGLGLSISYRIVRDHGGGISCESEEGKGTVFTVRLPAQTEGKGGRHGKDTRS; this is translated from the coding sequence ATGCCCGATTCCCATGAGAACCTTCAGGATCTGGGCAGCTTAGGCCGCGATGAGCTGCTCAAAAAGGCCAGGGCCATGGCCGAGCGCGTGAGAAAGCTCGAGGAGCTGGTGGAGATAATCTCCCGCGGGAAATACATGTGGGAGTCGACCTTCGACGCGATAACCTCGCCGGTCCAGATCGTGTCCGAGGATTTCGAGATAGTGAGGGCCAATCTCTCGCTCGCCGCCGCGTGCAAAAACGACATCGCGGCTGTCATAGGCAGGAAATGCTACGAGGCGTTCGCTGGCAGGGAGGGCCCGTGCGAGGGATGTCCCCTGGCCGAGTCGCTCGCGGCCGATTCCCTCAGGGCCTCAAGGCTCGGCTGCGAGATAGCAAGGCGCGAGTACGAGGCGAGCGCCTATCCGCTCTCCGTGGGGGATGCGGGCCGCCAGGCGGTCATGTACTACCGCGACGTCACCGAGGAGATGAGGCTGCAGCGCGAGATGATACAGCAGGAGAAGATGGCGGCCATAGGCATGCTCGCGGGCGGTGTCGCGCACGAGATCAACAACCCGCTCGGCGGGATACTGGCCTTCACCCAGCTCATGAAGAAGGACGCGAAGGACGACGAGAGGCTGCTGGCCGACCTCGTCGAGGTCGAGCAGGCGGCGATCCGCTGCAAGAAGATCGTGAGCGACCTTCTCGACTTCTCCCGCGTGTCCCGCGACCACGAGCGCAAGGCGGTGGACGTGAACGTCCTGCTCGAGAACGTATTCCCGTTCATCCAGCGCGAGATGCGCTCGCTCAACGTGGAGATGGAGTTCAGGGGGCACTCGGGAGTCCCGAAGGTGCTGGCGTCGCCCGACAGGCTGCAGCAGGTCTTCATCAACCTGCTCACCAACGCCTGCCACGCGATGCCCAAGGGCGGCACGGTGGAGGTGACGACCGGCGTCGAGGACGACGGCCGCACCGTGGCGGTGCGCGTGCGCGACACGGGCTCTGGAATGCCCGAGGAGATCAGCGACCGGATATTCGATCCGTTCTTCACCACCAAGGAGCCCGGCAAGGGGACGGGGCTCGGGCTGTCCATCAGCTACAGGATCGTGCGCGATCACGGAGGCGGGATAAGCTGCGAGTCCGAGGAGGGCAAGGGCACGGTCTTCACCGTGCGCCTGCCCGCCCAGACTGAGGGCAAGGGGGGCCGGCATGGCAAGGATACTCGTAGTTGA
- a CDS encoding sigma-54-dependent Fis family transcriptional regulator, whose translation MARILVVDDEAAIRKALERFLTGLKYQVLTAKDGDEALAVVEKEAVDLALVDLVMPRLDGVEFIRRLKKAQPACVAIVLTGFGTITSAVEAMKAGAYHYLTKPFELDDIAALISTALEHRQLKEENRLLKRQLHERYRFENIVGHGDAMAQVYDLIEKVAETDSTVLITGESGTGKELVARAIHYNSPRRDKPLVVVNCAAIPEELLESELFGHVKGAFTGAVAMHAGRFDAADGGTIFLDEIGDMSLKLQVKVLRVLQEQRFEPVGSTSTHEVDVRIIAATNQDLECAVRERRFREDLFYRLNVIPIHIPPLRERREDIPLLVEHFIHKYAKEGAGKVQGISGEALDALMSWPWKGNVRELENLIERMVVLKKDDTIQPSDLSDKMGGARAASPAPGGEPLQVDIPDEGISFKKAVSDYESRLIVGALRKTGGNKNKAASLLKLNRTTLVEKIKKKHLEADEVD comes from the coding sequence ATGGCAAGGATACTCGTAGTTGACGACGAGGCGGCGATAAGGAAGGCGCTGGAGCGATTCCTCACCGGCCTCAAGTACCAGGTGCTCACCGCCAAAGACGGCGACGAGGCCCTGGCCGTCGTGGAGAAGGAGGCCGTGGACCTGGCGCTGGTGGACCTGGTCATGCCGAGGCTGGACGGCGTGGAGTTCATAAGGAGGCTCAAGAAGGCGCAGCCGGCCTGCGTGGCCATAGTCCTCACCGGGTTCGGAACGATCACCTCCGCCGTGGAGGCGATGAAGGCGGGCGCCTACCACTATCTCACGAAGCCGTTCGAGCTGGACGACATAGCGGCGCTCATCAGCACCGCGCTCGAGCATCGCCAGCTCAAGGAGGAGAACAGGCTGCTCAAGCGCCAGCTCCACGAGAGGTACCGCTTCGAGAACATAGTCGGGCACGGCGACGCCATGGCCCAGGTGTACGATTTGATCGAGAAGGTGGCGGAGACCGACTCTACCGTCCTCATCACAGGCGAGAGCGGCACGGGCAAGGAGCTCGTCGCCCGGGCTATTCACTACAACAGCCCGCGCCGCGACAAGCCGCTGGTCGTCGTCAACTGCGCGGCGATACCCGAGGAGCTCCTGGAGAGCGAGCTCTTCGGCCACGTGAAGGGGGCGTTCACCGGCGCGGTGGCCATGCACGCGGGCCGCTTCGACGCAGCGGACGGCGGCACGATATTCCTCGACGAGATCGGCGACATGAGCCTCAAGCTCCAGGTCAAGGTGCTCAGGGTCCTTCAGGAGCAGAGGTTCGAGCCGGTCGGGTCGACCTCCACGCACGAGGTCGACGTGAGGATAATCGCTGCGACAAACCAGGACCTCGAATGCGCCGTGCGCGAGCGGCGTTTCCGCGAGGACCTCTTCTACAGGCTCAACGTGATACCGATCCACATCCCGCCGCTGCGCGAGCGCAGGGAGGACATACCGCTGCTGGTGGAGCACTTCATACACAAGTACGCGAAGGAGGGGGCGGGCAAGGTCCAGGGCATATCCGGCGAGGCGCTCGACGCGCTCATGTCCTGGCCGTGGAAGGGGAACGTGAGGGAGCTCGAGAACCTGATCGAGAGGATGGTCGTGCTCAAGAAGGACGACACCATACAGCCGTCCGACCTGTCGGACAAGATGGGCGGGGCGAGGGCGGCGTCGCCGGCCCCGGGGGGCGAGCCCCTGCAGGTCGACATCCCCGACGAGGGGATCTCGTTCAAGAAGGCGGTGAGCGACTACGAGTCGAGGCTGATCGTGGGCGCCCTGCGCAAGACCGGGGGTAACAAGAACAAGGCGGCGAGCCTGCTCAAACTCAACAGGACGACGCTCGTGGAGAAGATAAAGAAGAAGCACCTGGAGGCGGACGAGGTCGATTGA